The Fibrobacter sp. UWB15 genome includes the window TCTCCGGACTCTCTAACGACATGCGCACCCTGACGCAGGCCGCAAGCGAAGGCCACGTGGGTGCACAGATCGCCCTCGAAACATTCGCCTACAGGCTCACCCGCGAAATCGGCGGCATCGCCATGGCTCTCCCCCGCATCGACGCGCTCGTATTCACCGGCGGTATCGGCGAGAACAGCAAGCTCGTCCGCAAGATGGCCATGGACAACCTCAAGATTCTCGGCTACCAGATCGACGAAGCCCGCAACGAAAAGAACGGCAAGGAATCCGGCCACATCATCAGTAAGGACGGCACCCCGACCGCCATGGTCGTTGCAACGAACGAAGAACTTCTCATCGCCCTCGACACCGAAGCGCTGGTGAAGTAGGAAGTTAGAAGTAGACAGTAGGCAGTGGCCCTCTGGGTCTATCTGCCATGTCACCTGAATATAAAAGAGGCTCCGCATTGCGGAGCCTTTACTGTCTACTTCCTACAGACTACTGTCTACTATTTAATCGTCCAAGTCTGCTTGTTCACTTGCAGTATCTTTCTGCCCTGCACCTGAGCGGCTGCGTTACGCACGTCAGCTTCGCTGACCGGGAGTTTGGCCTTCCACATCACGCGGCCCTGCATATCGAACAGGGCGACTGCGCCACGGTTTGCAAGGATAGCGTTCTGCCAGTTCATCTTCGGAGCAGCGACAATCGTCGAACCAATAGAAGTCTTGGGGTCCGCACTCAGCATCACGCGAAGAATGAAGGAACTGGAATCCTGAGCATCATGGGCAATGACGGTGAACGGAACTGCAGTGCCCGATTCGAGGGTCAAATCCTTCTTGGTATTCACAATCATCAGGTTACCCTGAATCTCACAATCCACCTTATTGGCCATGGTCTTGTTCGTCGATGCGGAATAGGTCAACGTATCGCCATCTGCATCTTTAAAGAAGACGCTCAAGTCAATGGTATCAAGCAACGTCGTCTTGGCACCCACAAACACCGTGTCGACAGTCTTTTTCGGTTCAGGCTTGTCGTTCACGCATTCAATGACCGCCGGGATTTCAAGATCCGTTCCCGCACCCTCGGCATCCTTGGCGGTCAAAATGATCTTGGCCTCGCCACAGGCATCCTTCATCGGCTTGACCTGCAGGTATCCGTTAGTAGCAATAACCGGGCTCGTGAGGCTATCGTCACTTCTGACAGAGAACGTCAGCTTGGTCACGGCGGTGCTATCGTCAGAGAACCAGCTCTGCATTTCAAGCTTGCTGTAGTTCACTACCTTGAAATCTTCTAACAGTGCAGCAAGGCGGGTGCCCACCGTATCGGCAACGCCTTCCTTAACAACCGGCGCCCTGTTCCTGTACACGACATTGAGCGTCACCAATGCCGGTGCAGAGGTATCGCCTTCGGCATTCACGACAACATAGACAAACACGTCCTCCCCTTCTTCTTTGGGAGCATTGTAGGTGAACGAGCCGTCTTCGGCAAGCACGACCTCTCCATAAGTAGCCTGTTCAATCAAGATGGCCTTAAGTGTAGACTTGGCATTGTCGGGGTTCTTGTCGTTAGCAAGCACGCCCTTCTTCGCAGTAATAGCATTCACGGTATCCTGCAGAACTTCGTACGTGTCTGCATTGGCAACCGGCGGATCGTTCTCTGGAGTCACCATCACATAGAAAGACACACTTGCCGTATCCTTGCCATCGACTGCATACAAAGTCACCTTGGCCACGCCATTTACGTTAGCAACAGGTTCCAGGTCAATCACATGGTTTTCGCCAAAGGTACCGTACTTAGCCGTGACAACTCCACTAGACTTAACGAGCGGAGTCAAGAAACCAGTCACATCCGGGTCGACAAAGATCAAGCTGTCTTGCGGAATCGTGACAGACACCGGCTCAAAATCTTCAGCCAGTACGAGCGTATCGCTCAGTTTATAGACTTTTTCGCCAAGGGTAAGGGTTAAACCCGGAGCGATACCGACAATCAGCGGGTCATCCACGTTAGTCACCGTAATCACGACATTAGCCACATTGCCCGCTACAGGTTCTTCGGTCTTGGTTTCAATCAGGCGATAGGTGAAGGTATCTGCGCCAAAGAAGTTTTCATCCGGAATGTAGGTGAATGCACCCGTCGAATCAAAAGTCAAGGAGCCATGCTTCGTTTTTGAAACAAGTTCAGCCTTGAAGTCCGTTCCTCCATCGGGATCGTAGTCGTTTGCCAAAACACCCGTCAAGATGGTAGACTTGGTCAGCTTGACTTCTTCCTTGACAGTATAGGCATCATTTACAGCAACCGGCGGATTTTCGCGGTCAACCGTAGCAATCGCAAATTCATAGACCACCGACTTTTTCGTGGGATCGGTAGCCGTAATGGTGACAGTCGTAGAACCCACCGGATTCGACTTCGTAATCAAATTGAGTTTTTTTGTCTTTTTGTAAAGCGTATCAGCAAGCAAAACGAGCTTTGAATCATCAATTTCTACCACATAAGCGAGTTCGTCTTCGTCAGCATCGACAAACACCTTGGTAAGGTCGAGTTTCAAGGTATCACCTTCATTCAGAACCACTTCGTCGCCAGCAGCAAAGCCAGCGCCAAGTTCCGGAGCATGCTGTTCGCAATTGGATCCCAGCCATACTGCAGAAACCGATATAGTATTCGTTGTTCCGTAGTCAGCCACAAAGGCCTGCTTGTAACCAAACTGGAGAGCCTGTTGCTTGGTAAGGTCCAAGGCCTTTACGGCACCCCATCCTTCCTGTTCCAAATCCGCGAACGCAATAAAGGTCGTCGTCATTTTTGTTGCGGCCGGAATCATTGCACCGTAAAAGTCGTAATCCTTAATGGTCGACTGCTTGAATTCCAGTCTGAACGGGACTTCTGCGGTATAAGTCAGACATACGCCTGCATAATCTTCGAGCGAAATCACGCCGTTGCTTTTTGCCCATGCAAAACCCATACCGGCAGCGCTACTTGTATTCGTCTTGCTCACAGACAAAGTAAGCACTTTGCTTTTGTCCGTCGCCGTGGTAAGCGTAGCCTTTGCGCCAGCCGCTTCAGCTGCGGTAGCCTTTGCATCGGGGTAAGAATACCAGCCGTTCACCGGAGGCACCGTACCGTTTCCATCTGCCGCACTCCACACCGTTGCAGAAGCAGCATAGGCAGAACCTGCCAAGGCGCACAACGCGCCCATCCACGAAATCATTTTTTTCACCATAATTGACCTCTTCATGATTTCCCAATTTTATCCATCATTACAAATCTATATTCTATTAGTTAATAATGCAACTTGGAACAATGTGTTTCTAAGGCTTTTTTGTCCATGAGTGTAAACTTTCGTAAACGAACTAGAATCGCTAGTCCGTTCTCTAATATCGTTATCCCAATGAGTCAAGTTCTTCGTAGCGTTCGTAAGCTTTCTCGAGTTCGGCTTCGCGGTCAGAAATCTCTTTCTGGAGTTCCACTATACGGGTAGCATTGGTGAACACTTCGGGCTTGGAAAGTTCCGTCTGGCGTTCGGCAATTTCGCTTTCCAATTTTTCGATTTTTTCGGGCAATGCGGCGTATTCGCGCTCCTCGTTGTAACTACGCTTTTTCTTTTTTACTGCCGTCGCCCCGGTACTCTGAGACGGCGCCGCACCAGGATTCTGCGCGGCTCTCGCCTGCTTTTCAGCTTCTTTTTCGGCGGCGATGCGAGCCGCATTGGCGGCTTCCTTATCGCGGACTTTTTTCTTGGCTTCGTAGTCGCTGTAACCGCCTACCGATTCAAAAACGTTACCGCCGTCTTCGATTGCGAGAATGCTCGTCGCAACGGAATCCAGAAAGGCGCGGTCGTGACTTACAGTAAGCACGGTTCCCTTGTAGTCCGCCAGGAGTTCCGCGAGCAAGTCCAAGGTTTCCATGTCCAGGTCGTTGGTCGGTTCGTCCAGCACGAGCACGTTACTCGGGTGACTGAACAGGCACGCGAGTAACAGGCGGTTGCGTTCTCCGCCACTCAAGGCGCTGATCGGGCCACGGGCGCGATCTGCCGAAAAAAGGAAGTCTTGCAGATAACTTAACACGTGGCGTTTGACTCCATTCAGCATCACATACTGCTGGCCGTCTGCAATGTTTTCCACAAGCGATTTGTCTTCGCGAAGGCGGGTACGCATCTGGTCAAAATAAGCAACCTGCAAGTTAGTCCCCAGGCGAATGTCGCCGGTATCGGGCTTAAGTTCTCCCAAAATCAAGCGCAGAAGCGTCGTCTTCCCCGAGCCATTAGGGCCTACGATTCCGATGCGGTCTCCGCGGGAAACTTCAGTCGAAAGTCCGTTGATGAGAGGCGCGCCGTCGTAAGAATAGCTCACGTCGGTAAGGCGCGCCACCAGGCGCCCCGAACGGTCCGCCTCGGTAATCTGCATGTTCACGTTGCCCGTTCGGGTGCGGCGCGCTGCACGCTCCTCGCGCATTTTAATGAGCGCGCGCACGCGGCCCTCGTTCCGGGTCCGCCTCGCCTGGATTCCCTTGCGAATCCAGACTTCTTCTTCGGCCAGGCGCTTGTCGAAAAGTGCATTCGCCTTGTCTTCTTCGGCCAAAGCCTGGTCGCGGAACTGCACAAACTTGTCATACGGAAAGTCCCAGCTGCGAACGCGCCCGCGGTCCAAGTCGAAAATACGGGTAGCCACACGGCGCACAAAGGTGCGGTCATGGCTTACAAAAAGCAAGGCGCAATTCAGGCGGGTCACGATTCCCTCGAGCCACTGGATAGCCGGAATGTCCAAATGGTTGGTCGGTTCATCCAACAACAACAGGTCAGGATCTTGCGCCAACGCCTGTGCAAAAAGCGTACGGCGTTTTTGACCACCGCTCAAACTGTCGTAAAGGGCCTCGGGATCGATTCCCGTCTTTCCCAAAATCGCCTCGGCATGGGTATCGTGGGTCCCGTCTTGCATCACCCCCGCCATGACTACATCGCGGACCGTACCCTCGATATGGGCCGGAATTTCCTGAATCATGCGGGAAATCTTGAGACCGGTCTTTTTTACGATTTCCCCTGCCTGCACCTCGACGTCCCCGGAAAGCACCTTCAAAAGCGTACTCTTTCCGCAACCGTTACGGCCCACCAGGCAAATCCGGTCACCCGCTTCGATATCAAAGTTTACGTTGTCAAGTAAGGGGGCATTCGCCCCT containing:
- a CDS encoding ATP-binding cassette domain-containing protein, which encodes MPILSAQNLLLRIGANAPLLDNVNFDIEAGDRICLVGRNGCGKSTLLKVLSGDVEVQAGEIVKKTGLKISRMIQEIPAHIEGTVRDVVMAGVMQDGTHDTHAEAILGKTGIDPEALYDSLSGGQKRRTLFAQALAQDPDLLLLDEPTNHLDIPAIQWLEGIVTRLNCALLFVSHDRTFVRRVATRIFDLDRGRVRSWDFPYDKFVQFRDQALAEEDKANALFDKRLAEEEVWIRKGIQARRTRNEGRVRALIKMREERAARRTRTGNVNMQITEADRSGRLVARLTDVSYSYDGAPLINGLSTEVSRGDRIGIVGPNGSGKTTLLRLILGELKPDTGDIRLGTNLQVAYFDQMRTRLREDKSLVENIADGQQYVMLNGVKRHVLSYLQDFLFSADRARGPISALSGGERNRLLLACLFSHPSNVLVLDEPTNDLDMETLDLLAELLADYKGTVLTVSHDRAFLDSVATSILAIEDGGNVFESVGGYSDYEAKKKVRDKEAANAARIAAEKEAEKQARAAQNPGAAPSQSTGATAVKKKKRSYNEEREYAALPEKIEKLESEIAERQTELSKPEVFTNATRIVELQKEISDREAELEKAYERYEELDSLG
- a CDS encoding Ig-like domain-containing protein, with product MVKKMISWMGALCALAGSAYAASATVWSAADGNGTVPPVNGWYSYPDAKATAAEAAGAKATLTTATDKSKVLTLSVSKTNTSSAAGMGFAWAKSNGVISLEDYAGVCLTYTAEVPFRLEFKQSTIKDYDFYGAMIPAATKMTTTFIAFADLEQEGWGAVKALDLTKQQALQFGYKQAFVADYGTTNTISVSAVWLGSNCEQHAPELGAGFAAGDEVVLNEGDTLKLDLTKVFVDADEDELAYVVEIDDSKLVLLADTLYKKTKKLNLITKSNPVGSTTVTITATDPTKKSVVYEFAIATVDRENPPVAVNDAYTVKEEVKLTKSTILTGVLANDYDPDGGTDFKAELVSKTKHGSLTFDSTGAFTYIPDENFFGADTFTYRLIETKTEEPVAGNVANVVITVTNVDDPLIVGIAPGLTLTLGEKVYKLSDTLVLAEDFEPVSVTIPQDSLIFVDPDVTGFLTPLVKSSGVVTAKYGTFGENHVIDLEPVANVNGVAKVTLYAVDGKDTASVSFYVMVTPENDPPVANADTYEVLQDTVNAITAKKGVLANDKNPDNAKSTLKAILIEQATYGEVVLAEDGSFTYNAPKEEGEDVFVYVVVNAEGDTSAPALVTLNVVYRNRAPVVKEGVADTVGTRLAALLEDFKVVNYSKLEMQSWFSDDSTAVTKLTFSVRSDDSLTSPVIATNGYLQVKPMKDACGEAKIILTAKDAEGAGTDLEIPAVIECVNDKPEPKKTVDTVFVGAKTTLLDTIDLSVFFKDADGDTLTYSASTNKTMANKVDCEIQGNLMIVNTKKDLTLESGTAVPFTVIAHDAQDSSSFILRVMLSADPKTSIGSTIVAAPKMNWQNAILANRGAVALFDMQGRVMWKAKLPVSEADVRNAAAQVQGRKILQVNKQTWTIK